The Methanothrix soehngenii GP6 genome has a window encoding:
- a CDS encoding helix-turn-helix transcriptional regulator yields the protein MRTHIKELRARHGLTQEELARMVGVRRETILFLEKGKYNPSLKLACKIALALQASIDEIFIFEEEDLK from the coding sequence CTGAGAACGCACATCAAAGAGCTGAGGGCCAGACACGGGCTCACCCAGGAGGAGCTGGCCCGAATGGTAGGAGTGCGGCGGGAGACGATTCTCTTCTTGGAGAAGGGCAAATACAATCCATCGCTGAAGCTCGCCTGCAAGATCGCCCTGGCTCTGCAGGCCAGCATCGATGAGATATTCATTTTCGAGGAGGAGGATCTGAAGTGA
- a CDS encoding helix-turn-helix domain-containing protein yields the protein MRKATVELVPQPFLKDLLHDYFEKIEYAEILQMIRLDFDRDIKTAIVRCIMRDGYSPEDLPYPPGIEVMDVLKVDGKEAICLMRGGVPDELRLMFKEFDLELIWDLPTYFTSEKLVYTVIGDQPNLKRFFERIRFLGEIKSISCQRASYQHYDVLSCLTNRQRDILIKAKKGGYYDYPRRINADQLAERLGIGKSATVEHLRKAEGRIISHIFSGY from the coding sequence ATGAGAAAGGCGACAGTGGAGTTAGTCCCGCAACCTTTTTTGAAGGATTTGCTGCATGATTATTTTGAGAAGATAGAATACGCCGAAATCTTGCAGATGATCCGCCTCGATTTTGATAGAGACATCAAGACGGCTATAGTCAGGTGTATTATGAGGGATGGATACTCCCCGGAAGACCTGCCCTATCCGCCAGGCATTGAAGTAATGGATGTCCTGAAGGTTGACGGGAAAGAGGCCATATGTCTGATGAGGGGAGGTGTGCCAGATGAGTTAAGGCTTATGTTTAAAGAGTTTGACCTGGAACTGATCTGGGATCTGCCCACCTATTTCACCTCCGAGAAGCTCGTCTACACTGTCATAGGCGACCAGCCGAACCTGAAGAGATTCTTCGAGAGGATAAGATTTTTGGGAGAAATTAAAAGCATCAGCTGCCAGAGGGCAAGCTATCAGCATTATGATGTCTTATCCTGCCTTACCAACAGGCAACGAGATATCCTCATCAAGGCCAAGAAGGGCGGCTACTATGATTACCCCAGGCGGATCAACGCAGACCAGCTCGCAGAGAGGCTGGGGATCGGCAAGTCTGCGACCGTAGAGCACCTGCGCAAGGCTGAAGGGCGAATCATATCGCACATCTTTTCCGGATACTGA
- a CDS encoding tetratricopeptide repeat protein has protein sequence MRLIFAILVLLLALLTSAQCQQTEEDWFYQGVALADQGKYDEAIKAYDEAIRLDPTIAAAWSNKGVAFADQGKHDEAIEAYDEAIRLDPTDAAAWGNKGASLADQGKYDEAIEAYDEAIRLDPTDAIAWFNKGNSLNKQKKYDESIKAYDEAIGLNPVLAEPWIGKGKSLADQGKYDEAIEAYDEAIRLDPANVAAWGNKGVSLADQGKYDEAIEAYDEAIRLDPTDAAVWGNKGVSLADQGKHDEAIEAYDEAIRLDPTDAAVWGNKGVSLVDQGKYDEAIEAYDEAIRLDPANAAAWGNKGVSLADQGKYDEAIEAYDEAIRLDPTDATAWFNKGNSLNKQKKYDESIKAYDEAIRLNPDLAEPWIGKGNSLDDQGKHDEAIQAYDEAIRLDSTDANAWYNKGVVLHNQNRPGSHEAFAKARELNAAKSIGVSKNETI, from the coding sequence ATGAGATTGATCTTTGCCATTTTAGTCCTCCTTCTGGCATTGCTGACATCGGCGCAATGTCAGCAGACGGAAGAGGATTGGTTCTATCAAGGAGTTGCTCTCGCTGACCAGGGTAAGTATGATGAGGCCATTAAGGCTTATGATGAAGCTATTCGGTTAGATCCAACCATTGCCGCTGCCTGGTCCAATAAAGGTGTTGCTTTCGCTGACCAAGGGAAGCATGATGAAGCCATTGAGGCTTATGATGAAGCCATTAGGTTAGATCCCACCGATGCAGCGGCCTGGGGCAACAAAGGTGCCTCTCTCGCTGATCAGGGCAAGTATGACGAAGCTATTGAGGCCTATGATGAAGCCATTAGGTTAGATCCAACCGATGCTATAGCCTGGTTCAATAAAGGCAACTCCCTCAACAAACAAAAGAAGTACGATGAGTCAATAAAAGCCTATGACGAGGCCATCGGGCTGAATCCTGTCCTTGCGGAGCCTTGGATTGGCAAAGGCAAATCTCTCGCTGACCAGGGCAAGTATGATGAAGCTATTGAGGCCTATGATGAAGCCATTAGGTTAGATCCGGCCAATGTAGCGGCTTGGGGCAACAAAGGTGTCTCTCTCGCTGACCAGGGCAAGTATGACGAAGCTATTGAGGCCTATGATGAAGCCATTAGGTTAGATCCGACCGATGCAGCGGTTTGGGGCAACAAAGGCGTCTCTCTCGCTGACCAGGGGAAGCATGATGAAGCCATTGAGGCTTATGATGAAGCCATTAGGTTAGATCCCACCGATGCAGCGGTTTGGGGCAACAAAGGTGTCTCTCTCGTTGATCAGGGCAAGTATGATGAAGCTATTGAGGCCTATGATGAAGCCATTAGGTTAGATCCGGCCAATGCAGCGGCTTGGGGCAACAAAGGTGTCTCTCTCGCTGATCAGGGTAAGTATGATGAAGCTATTGAGGCTTATGATGAAGCCATTAGGTTAGATCCAACCGATGCTACAGCCTGGTTCAATAAAGGCAACTCCCTCAACAAACAAAAGAAGTACGATGAGTCAATAAAAGCCTATGATGAGGCCATCAGGCTGAATCCTGATCTTGCGGAGCCTTGGATTGGCAAAGGCAATTCTCTCGATGATCAAGGCAAGCATGACGAGGCCATCCAGGCCTATGATGAAGCCATTAGATTGGATTCGACCGATGCTAATGCCTGGTATAACAAGGGCGTAGTTCTCCATAACCAAAATAGGCCCGGATCCCATGAGGCCTTCGCCAAGGCAAGAGAGCTAAATGCCGCAAAATCAATAGGGGTCTCCAAGAATGAAACGATTTGA
- a CDS encoding winged helix-turn-helix transcriptional regulator: MTFTKNGKTFHCPVEAALDVIGGKWKPLILWALGDAVLRFNELQKAIPGVNTKMLTKQLRELEEDGVIKRTIYPEVPPRVEYRITDFGKTLIPVLEALCNWGANYLGIEDEDASARQCRQKQQRRNEVCE; this comes from the coding sequence ATGACCTTTACCAAGAACGGGAAGACCTTTCACTGCCCGGTGGAGGCGGCGCTGGATGTGATCGGCGGCAAGTGGAAACCCCTTATCCTCTGGGCCCTCGGAGATGCAGTGTTGCGCTTTAATGAGCTGCAAAAAGCGATACCGGGGGTCAATACCAAGATGCTGACAAAGCAGCTTCGCGAACTGGAGGAGGATGGGGTTATCAAGCGAACGATCTATCCAGAAGTTCCACCCCGGGTGGAATACAGAATCACGGATTTCGGAAAGACATTGATTCCAGTCCTTGAAGCGCTCTGTAACTGGGGAGCAAACTATCTTGGGATCGAGGATGAGGATGCATCCGCGCGCCAGTGTCGACAGAAGCAGCAAAGAAGAAATGAGGTTTGCGAGTGA
- a CDS encoding class 1 fructose-bisphosphatase, which produces MVDGINNHTRFIVDLRRHMWMSGIEVELRRLIWQIAVVGKYISAKIHESNRKLAGFKNVYGEDQLALDRISDDILKNMLRNSGFVREYASEEQEDIITIGQGQEQYIVTADPVDGSSLVDTNLAIGTIIGIHRNSIFDCGKNSMVAALYITYGPLITMIYSAGKGVHEFVLDREGEYVLSEENIRLNERGSIFSPGGLRKDWTDSHHRYIDKLEADGYKLRYSGGFVPDINQVIIKRGGLFTYPALKKSPQGKLRLLFELQPMAFIVEQAGGMATDGKDDILSLKVNSVNQRSPIYIGSRTEVTMAREFLSQ; this is translated from the coding sequence ATGGTTGACGGCATAAATAATCATACTCGATTTATCGTTGATCTGAGGCGGCACATGTGGATGAGTGGCATCGAGGTGGAACTGCGGCGGCTCATCTGGCAGATTGCTGTTGTTGGCAAGTATATCTCTGCAAAGATCCACGAATCAAACCGAAAGCTGGCCGGCTTCAAAAACGTTTATGGCGAGGACCAACTGGCGCTGGACCGCATCTCCGACGACATATTGAAAAATATGCTGCGGAACTCCGGATTTGTCCGCGAGTATGCCTCCGAGGAGCAGGAGGATATCATCACCATCGGTCAAGGGCAGGAACAGTATATTGTCACCGCTGATCCAGTGGACGGCTCTTCCCTGGTGGATACCAATCTGGCCATTGGGACGATCATCGGCATCCACAGAAATTCAATATTCGACTGCGGCAAAAATTCGATGGTCGCCGCTCTTTATATCACCTACGGCCCGCTCATCACCATGATCTACTCTGCAGGAAAGGGCGTGCATGAGTTCGTATTGGATCGCGAAGGAGAGTATGTCCTGTCCGAGGAGAATATCAGGCTCAATGAGAGAGGATCCATCTTTTCCCCTGGCGGTCTGCGCAAAGACTGGACGGACAGCCATCATAGGTATATCGATAAGCTGGAGGCAGATGGCTACAAGCTGCGCTATAGCGGTGGTTTCGTCCCCGATATTAATCAGGTCATCATCAAGAGGGGAGGGTTGTTCACCTATCCGGCACTGAAAAAATCGCCTCAGGGAAAGCTGCGGTTGCTGTTTGAGCTTCAGCCCATGGCCTTTATTGTGGAGCAGGCAGGAGGCATGGCAACTGATGGGAAAGACGATATACTATCCCTCAAAGTGAATTCAGTTAATCAGCGCTCGCCCATCTATATCGGTTCGAGGACGGAAGTGACCATGGCGAGAGAATTCCTGTCGCAGTAA
- a CDS encoding ABC transporter permease — protein MLAFSSFEIFVAMRHITYRKRQAALAITAVGMAVAVSLLIIAVQNGFSDYMLDIVFKSLPHIIIKPIDGENYLNLYQNVIDGVWGLEGVVGVSPVLAATATFTHEDKVANAAMLGVLPFEADKISKISESMVQGDLNSIIGGKKILLGRSLAEKLDMKLGDTVHADFPDARDLNLTVSGIFDTGYASVDEKTSYVSLETAQVFLNEGNVVTQIDIKLNDIDQAQAVAGQISSDRYEVQVWQESNPEIVESLAYEKASNMITLLLIMVIATFGIASIMNMLVLEKTREIGMLMAAGADSSHIRKIFLLESGLLGLMGALLGCAMSLVLAIRLRSLQIEMPTGGMVDLPVILSYQDMVTLSLIALILSLAAGIYPAHIASKLDPVESLRG, from the coding sequence ATGCTGGCCTTCTCTTCATTCGAGATCTTCGTGGCCATGAGACATATAACTTACCGCAAGCGGCAAGCAGCTCTGGCCATAACAGCTGTTGGAATGGCGGTGGCCGTATCCCTCCTGATCATAGCAGTTCAAAACGGCTTCTCCGATTACATGCTGGATATAGTATTCAAGAGCCTCCCTCATATAATCATCAAGCCCATAGACGGAGAGAACTACCTCAACCTCTATCAGAATGTCATAGATGGCGTCTGGGGCCTGGAGGGGGTAGTAGGGGTCTCACCGGTCCTGGCGGCCACCGCGACCTTCACCCACGAAGACAAGGTCGCAAATGCTGCAATGCTTGGAGTTCTGCCTTTCGAGGCCGATAAGATCAGCAAGATAAGTGAGAGCATGGTGCAGGGAGACCTGAACTCCATCATTGGAGGAAAAAAGATCCTCCTGGGCAGATCTTTGGCAGAGAAGCTCGACATGAAGCTGGGAGATACGGTGCACGCTGACTTTCCCGATGCCAGGGACCTCAACCTCACAGTATCGGGGATCTTCGATACTGGTTATGCCTCCGTCGATGAGAAGACATCCTACGTATCCCTGGAGACTGCTCAGGTGTTTTTGAACGAAGGGAATGTAGTGACCCAAATCGATATCAAACTGAATGACATCGACCAAGCCCAAGCCGTGGCTGGGCAGATCTCTTCGGATAGGTACGAGGTCCAGGTATGGCAGGAATCCAATCCTGAAATCGTGGAAAGCCTGGCCTATGAGAAGGCCTCTAACATGATCACCCTGCTTTTGATCATGGTCATCGCCACCTTCGGAATAGCCAGCATCATGAATATGCTGGTCCTTGAAAAGACACGGGAGATAGGGATGCTGATGGCAGCAGGGGCTGATAGCTCTCATATCAGGAAGATCTTCCTCCTGGAGAGCGGCCTTCTCGGCCTCATGGGGGCCTTGCTTGGCTGCGCCATGAGCCTCGTTTTAGCCATCAGGCTTCGAAGCCTTCAGATCGAGATGCCCACCGGCGGCATGGTCGATCTGCCCGTAATCCTCTCCTATCAGGATATGGTCACGCTCTCATTAATAGCGCTGATTCTGAGCCTTGCGGCCGGGATCTATCCTGCACATATAGCCTCGAAGCTGGACCCGGTAGAGTCCCTGAGGGGATAG
- a CDS encoding ABC transporter permease encodes MFELIIAWRHITASPRMVLFPVLAVALAVMVIAAMMGLMESYREEIISSTVENSPYLTVEPKEGEDYIHLYKTLSSVIWGYSGVEAVSPRLLGMAAAKYREQVKGVSIIGIDPLLEDPLLGVQSDLVWGDFNDLAFKKHSAIVGAKLAEDLKLKPGDGFYLVRKGVSLKVTPAGYIRTGTGADESLVYLPLETAQRLMGEGDVVSEIGIKTSDLYEAPAIASGLSRDSFYKAQSWQDKSRNLLNLLDTQRFFTYLFYLLIFVISGFGVVNTMIMTISRRTREIGILMAIGANRGSIIKIFMAESLILGPPSAALGCLLAYVAAKLIEAFPIEIPAEVYAASRMSILLSPEIFAYAVAFAMMVDLAAGLYPAYKASRMDPVEAIASA; translated from the coding sequence ATGTTTGAGCTTATCATTGCCTGGAGGCATATCACAGCCAGCCCCAGGATGGTGCTCTTCCCCGTCCTCGCTGTGGCCCTGGCTGTGATGGTTATAGCAGCTATGATGGGGCTCATGGAGAGTTACAGGGAGGAGATCATCAGCAGCACAGTGGAGAACAGCCCCTACCTGACGGTTGAGCCGAAGGAGGGTGAAGACTATATCCACCTCTACAAGACGCTCTCAAGCGTGATCTGGGGCTATTCCGGGGTTGAGGCGGTCTCGCCCAGGCTCTTGGGGATGGCTGCGGCCAAGTACAGAGAACAGGTGAAAGGAGTCTCCATCATAGGCATCGACCCGCTGCTTGAAGATCCTCTCCTGGGTGTGCAAAGCGACCTGGTCTGGGGCGATTTCAATGATCTGGCTTTCAAGAAGCATTCGGCCATCGTTGGAGCCAAGCTGGCAGAAGATCTGAAGCTGAAGCCTGGGGATGGTTTTTACCTGGTTCGCAAGGGAGTGTCTTTAAAGGTAACCCCAGCAGGCTACATCCGGACGGGAACCGGAGCTGATGAGTCGCTAGTGTACCTTCCCCTGGAGACTGCTCAGAGGCTGATGGGAGAAGGAGATGTAGTCTCTGAGATTGGGATTAAAACATCAGATCTCTATGAGGCCCCAGCCATCGCTTCCGGGTTGAGCCGGGACAGTTTCTATAAGGCCCAGAGCTGGCAGGATAAGAGCCGGAACCTCCTGAATCTCCTGGATACACAGAGGTTTTTCACTTACCTCTTTTACCTGCTCATATTCGTCATCTCCGGATTTGGCGTGGTCAACACCATGATTATGACCATCTCCCGCAGGACCAGAGAAATTGGCATCCTCATGGCCATCGGTGCCAACAGAGGATCTATAATCAAGATCTTTATGGCCGAGAGCCTGATCCTCGGTCCTCCATCAGCCGCTCTGGGATGCCTTTTGGCTTATGTAGCTGCCAAGCTGATCGAGGCATTTCCGATTGAGATCCCCGCTGAGGTCTATGCCGCTTCCAGGATGAGCATCCTCTTAAGCCCCGAGATCTTCGCCTATGCCGTAGCTTTTGCCATGATGGTGGATCTGGCAGCGGGACTGTATCCTGCCTATAAGGCATCTCGAATGGATCCGGTCGAGGCCATAGCCTCGGCTTAA
- a CDS encoding TerB family tellurite resistance protein — translation MKRFEALAAILFIIFGTRGITYNSGKGTFFCPSCNEFRDYEQKRCRRVFTLYFIPIIPLDILQEYVECKICKCTYKLEALQYDPAAKKQKFKAEFHKAILKVMVTMMLADEKIEESEKQLISRVYINLAGHPLDEVDLIQEMYQVKNSKLSMQELLKSMTPSLNDYGKEMVIKAAFLTASADGKIDSEEKRLLTELASALEMSPSHLNAVIQEMVS, via the coding sequence ATGAAACGATTTGAAGCCCTTGCCGCTATACTCTTTATCATTTTCGGAACAAGGGGGATCACATATAATTCAGGAAAAGGAACATTTTTTTGTCCAAGCTGCAATGAATTCCGAGACTATGAGCAAAAACGGTGCAGGAGGGTTTTCACCCTCTATTTCATACCAATTATCCCTCTTGACATTCTCCAAGAGTACGTAGAATGCAAGATCTGCAAGTGTACATATAAATTGGAGGCTCTGCAATATGATCCCGCCGCGAAAAAGCAAAAATTTAAGGCGGAGTTTCATAAAGCCATACTCAAAGTAATGGTGACTATGATGCTTGCAGATGAAAAAATAGAGGAATCTGAAAAGCAGCTAATTTCAAGAGTTTACATCAATTTAGCCGGACATCCTTTGGATGAAGTCGATCTTATCCAGGAAATGTACCAAGTAAAAAATTCAAAGCTTTCAATGCAGGAACTATTGAAGTCTATGACCCCTAGCCTAAACGACTATGGCAAGGAGATGGTGATTAAAGCCGCATTTCTAACCGCATCCGCAGATGGTAAGATTGATAGTGAGGAAAAGAGGTTGCTGACAGAACTCGCTTCTGCATTGGAAATGTCGCCCTCCCACCTGAATGCAGTAATTCAGGAAATGGTTTCGTAA
- the fbp gene encoding fructose-1,6-bisphosphate aldolase/phosphatase — protein sequence MTKITISLIKADVGGYPGHCSVHPELIKTAEEKLEEAKKSGCLVDYRVMACGDDLELLMSHRTGCDCGDIHGLAWETFEAATETAKGLKLYGYGQDLLADAFSGNIKGMGPGVAEMEITERTAEPIIAFMMDKTEPGAFNLPIFKMFADPFNTAGLIIDPSFHHGFTFEVWDILEHKKVLMNCPEEMYDMLALIGAKSRYVIKRVFAKPGSKIPQSEPVAVISTEKLYQTAGKYVGKDDPVALVRSQSGLPALGEVLEPFSIGHLVSGWMRGSHNGPLMPCSFDTAHPTRFDGPPRVIAAGFQLAEGKFVGPVDLFNDLAFDRVRQRCLEITDYMRAHGPFEPHRLPMEEMEYTTLPHVMDCLRDRFVDTE from the coding sequence ATGACAAAGATAACTATAAGCTTAATAAAAGCCGATGTAGGCGGCTATCCCGGCCACTGTTCGGTCCATCCAGAATTGATCAAGACTGCGGAGGAGAAGCTGGAAGAGGCCAAAAAGTCCGGCTGTCTGGTGGACTACAGGGTTATGGCCTGCGGCGACGATCTGGAGCTGCTCATGAGCCACAGGACGGGCTGCGACTGCGGCGACATCCACGGCCTAGCCTGGGAGACATTCGAGGCAGCCACTGAGACGGCCAAGGGCCTCAAGCTTTATGGCTATGGCCAGGACCTGCTGGCGGACGCCTTCTCCGGAAACATCAAGGGCATGGGTCCAGGGGTTGCGGAGATGGAGATAACCGAGCGCACGGCAGAGCCCATCATCGCTTTTATGATGGACAAGACCGAGCCCGGAGCCTTCAATCTCCCCATCTTCAAGATGTTTGCCGATCCATTCAACACCGCCGGGCTGATAATAGATCCCTCCTTCCATCACGGCTTCACTTTTGAGGTCTGGGATATCCTAGAGCACAAGAAGGTCCTCATGAACTGCCCGGAGGAGATGTACGATATGCTGGCGCTGATCGGTGCCAAGAGCCGATATGTGATCAAGAGAGTCTTTGCCAAGCCCGGCAGCAAGATACCCCAGAGTGAGCCGGTGGCGGTGATCAGCACTGAGAAGCTCTACCAGACCGCTGGCAAGTATGTGGGCAAGGACGATCCCGTGGCCTTAGTGAGGTCGCAGTCCGGCCTGCCCGCGCTGGGCGAGGTGCTCGAGCCCTTCTCCATCGGGCACCTGGTGAGCGGATGGATGCGGGGCAGCCACAACGGGCCACTTATGCCCTGCTCATTTGATACCGCTCATCCCACCAGGTTCGACGGCCCGCCACGGGTGATAGCCGCCGGATTCCAGCTAGCCGAGGGGAAGTTCGTGGGGCCGGTGGATCTCTTCAATGACCTGGCCTTCGACCGCGTCCGGCAGAGGTGTCTGGAGATCACCGATTACATGAGGGCGCACGGCCCCTTCGAGCCGCACCGGCTGCCCATGGAGGAAATGGAGTATACCACCCTGCCTCATGTAATGGATTGCCTGAGAGATCGGTTCGTGGATACGGAGTAA
- a CDS encoding ABC transporter ATP-binding protein — protein MNIIVANKLRKVFGNGVELLALDDVDLTILEGEFLSITGPSGSGKSTLLNMLGLLDKPSGGEIWLKGREVSQSSSLERSRLRNKELGFIFQYHHLLPEFTALENVMIPQLIAGEDKKAARHRSEELLREMGLVERLNHKPSELSGGQSQRVAVARALANRPSIVIGDEPTGNLDTKSSEMVYELLRKLNREIKQTFILVTHDMNMAQKTDRILRLVDGRIVSEMRRENGGFVECL, from the coding sequence ATGAACATAATCGTCGCCAATAAGTTGAGAAAGGTCTTCGGAAACGGCGTGGAGTTGCTGGCTCTGGACGATGTCGACCTGACGATCCTGGAGGGGGAGTTCCTCTCCATAACCGGTCCCAGCGGCAGCGGCAAGTCCACTCTGCTGAACATGCTTGGGCTGCTGGATAAGCCATCGGGAGGCGAGATATGGCTGAAGGGCAGGGAAGTGTCGCAATCCAGCTCCCTGGAGAGGTCCCGGCTTCGAAACAAGGAACTGGGATTCATCTTCCAGTATCATCATCTCTTGCCGGAGTTCACTGCGCTGGAGAACGTCATGATTCCTCAGCTCATTGCCGGGGAAGACAAAAAAGCAGCTCGCCATAGGAGCGAGGAGCTATTGCGGGAGATGGGGCTCGTGGAACGGCTGAACCACAAACCAAGCGAGCTGTCGGGAGGCCAGAGCCAGAGAGTGGCTGTAGCCCGGGCCCTGGCTAACAGGCCATCCATCGTGATCGGCGACGAGCCCACTGGAAACCTGGACACCAAGAGCTCGGAGATGGTCTATGAGCTGCTGAGAAAGCTGAACCGGGAGATAAAACAGACCTTCATCCTGGTGACACATGATATGAACATGGCTCAGAAAACCGATCGAATCCTCCGGCTGGTTGACGGGAGGATAGTGAGCGAGATGCGCAGAGAGAACGGCGGATTTGTAGAGTGCCTGTGA
- a CDS encoding class II fructose-bisphosphate aldolase, translating to MIYQNEDQLKRGCESILTCQEGDVRVLNEPSFREKLIDDLIYTAVFSPDPAIQEAAAYLIRRGAASMGILPASIQSLYEAMGRKEVSGFTVPAINIRGITYHVAQAVFRASMKGNVGPVIFEIARSEIGYTKQRPREYACAVLAAAIKSGWRGPVFLQGDHFQINAKKFAADGEKETQSVKDLIREAIQAGFYNIDIDTSTLVDLSKATIKDQQRLNYTLAAELTALIRDLEPEGITVSVGGEIGEVGGKNSTVEELQTFMDGYLEELKKRGPALKGISKISVQTGTTHGGVPLADGTVAKVKIDFEVLEKLSETARAEYGLSGAVQHGASTLPDEAFDRFPATGTAEIHLATGFQNIIYDSRSFPGQLRSKIYDHLRGELKGEWKEKDTEEQFIYKTRKKGFGPFKPELWQLPTDVRDEICAELEGKFAFLFDKLMVMGTRPVLDQFIKPADVPLEMPKMLKG from the coding sequence ATGATTTACCAGAATGAAGATCAGCTGAAAAGGGGATGCGAATCCATACTCACCTGTCAAGAGGGTGATGTTCGCGTCCTGAATGAGCCCAGTTTTAGAGAAAAGCTAATCGATGATTTGATCTATACTGCCGTCTTCAGCCCCGACCCGGCTATTCAAGAAGCAGCGGCATATCTGATTCGTCGGGGCGCTGCCAGTATGGGAATTTTGCCTGCATCGATCCAATCCCTGTATGAGGCCATGGGCAGAAAAGAGGTCAGCGGGTTTACCGTTCCAGCGATAAATATCCGGGGCATCACTTACCACGTGGCGCAAGCGGTATTCAGGGCGTCAATGAAAGGCAATGTTGGTCCGGTCATTTTCGAAATCGCCCGTTCGGAGATAGGCTATACCAAGCAAAGGCCGCGGGAGTATGCCTGTGCCGTATTGGCGGCAGCGATCAAATCCGGATGGCGGGGCCCGGTCTTCCTGCAGGGCGATCATTTTCAGATAAACGCCAAAAAGTTCGCCGCGGACGGGGAAAAGGAGACCCAGTCGGTCAAGGATTTGATCCGGGAAGCCATCCAGGCCGGCTTTTACAATATCGACATCGATACCTCCACCCTGGTTGATCTATCTAAGGCCACCATCAAAGATCAGCAGAGATTGAACTACACCTTGGCGGCGGAGCTGACTGCCTTGATTCGCGATCTGGAGCCGGAAGGCATAACCGTCTCCGTGGGTGGGGAGATCGGTGAGGTTGGCGGCAAAAACAGCACAGTCGAGGAGCTGCAGACATTCATGGACGGCTACCTGGAAGAGCTCAAAAAGCGTGGACCGGCTTTAAAGGGAATCAGCAAGATCAGCGTGCAGACCGGGACGACCCATGGCGGCGTGCCCCTGGCCGACGGCACAGTGGCTAAGGTTAAGATCGATTTTGAGGTGCTGGAGAAGCTCTCGGAGACCGCCCGCGCCGAATACGGCCTCTCAGGGGCGGTTCAGCACGGGGCATCAACCCTTCCAGATGAGGCTTTTGATCGCTTTCCAGCTACCGGAACGGCCGAGATTCACCTGGCGACAGGCTTTCAGAACATAATCTATGATAGCAGGAGCTTCCCTGGCCAGCTGCGGTCTAAGATCTATGATCACCTGCGGGGAGAATTGAAAGGAGAATGGAAGGAAAAGGATACGGAAGAGCAGTTCATCTATAAGACCCGCAAGAAGGGCTTCGGACCGTTCAAGCCTGAGCTGTGGCAGCTGCCGACTGACGTCCGGGATGAGATCTGCGCAGAACTGGAAGGCAAATTCGCCTTTTTATTCGATAAGCTCATGGTTATGGGCACCCGGCCAGTGCTGGATCAATTCATCAAGCCTGCGGATGTGCCGCTGGAAATGCCGAAGATGCTGAAGGGCTAA
- the ahaH gene encoding ATP synthase archaeal subunit H, which produces MARDEILSKIKSAEAQSRAAVQQALEEKEKKIAAATTEAMNLVKSAEIDAQDYYDKSVAKAESDVKAKKQSIIQSGDKNVASMSGSASAKLDKAVEYLLKEFMGSLHA; this is translated from the coding sequence ATGGCTAGAGACGAAATCTTATCGAAAATCAAATCGGCAGAGGCCCAATCCAGGGCTGCAGTCCAGCAGGCTCTGGAGGAGAAGGAGAAAAAAATAGCCGCTGCCACTACCGAAGCAATGAACCTCGTCAAATCCGCCGAGATTGATGCACAGGACTACTATGACAAGAGCGTTGCCAAAGCAGAGAGCGATGTAAAGGCAAAGAAGCAGTCAATCATCCAGAGTGGCGATAAAAACGTCGCCTCAATGAGCGGCAGCGCCAGTGCCAAGCTGGACAAAGCAGTTGAATATTTGCTAAAGGAGTTTATGGGGTCGTTACATGCTTAG